The following nucleotide sequence is from Opitutales bacterium.
AGGCTATTTTCGCTGAGTCAAATCAAAGCGACTTAATCTCAACAACGATTTTGAAACCTGAACCAAACAAGCGCCGCTCAAGCCACGGTTCGTACAGCAGGGCGGGCCGGTTCTCTCGAACCGACCCACCACAGTCTCTCTATTCTCTCTCTTTTTTAGACACCCCTATCTAAAAAGTCATTTAAAGTCGCTCCAATCGTCGTCTCCATCAGCATCTGTCTCTGTCAATTTTGGGCTTTTCAGTTCCTGTGTTTTCTCTTGCTTTGGCGTAACTACTGAGGACGTAAAATCGGATTCACTAACTTCTTTTAATACGGGATCTTCAGTTTCAGGTTGAATGGGTATGGGCGGTTTTTGACCCTCATCTGACTGATTTACATTTTCTTTCAAAGTAGTGCTACCGACCATCCCGGCGAGAGTTTGAATATTTTGGCGGAGCACTTCTGCTTGAGTGCCGAATTGGGCTGCAGCACTCGCAGTCTGTTCCGAGAAGGAGGCATTGGCTTGAGTGATTTTATCCATCTCAAACACCGCTGTATTCAGCTCTGCAATTCCCGTGGCTTGCTCACTAGACGAGTGATCTACGTCACGAGCGACAGAAGCGATATCGTTTATCCGTGAGAGAATATCCGCGATACTCGTAGATACATCGCTACAGATGACCGAGCCTTTTTCGCTTTTCATGACTGACTCTTCGATGAGTTGAGCCGTATCGCTCGCAGCCGCTGCGGACCGCTGTGCTAAGTTTCGCACCTCTTCGGCGACTACAGAAAATCCAGCGCCTGCCTCGCCCGCACGCGCAGCCTCAACGGCTGCATTCAAGGCGAGTATATTGGTTTGGAATGCGATCTCGTCGATTGTCTTGATGATTTGTGAAATCTCATTGCTAGACTTCTTTATGTCGTCCATCGCACCCAACATATTCTGCATCCCTTCATTTCCTGAATCGGCGGCCTTGATCGTCTCTTCTACCAGGGTACGTGCGCGCTCAGAGCTTTCTGCATTTTGTTTGGTTTGACTAGATAGTTCCTCAAGAGAAGCGCTCGTTTCCTCGAGCGAAGCCGCCTGTTCACTCGCGCCTTCAGCCAGGCTTTGTGAAGCGTCGGAGATCTCACTGGCGGCACCCTCAGCTTCTCCACTTATTCGATCTAAATCACTGATGGTGCGTGTCAGTGGGCGGACAACCTGAAAGCGAACGATAAGGAATACTCCGAAAGCTGAGAGCAACGCGATGGGGATGATGGCAAGAATCATATCAAATATTTTGTCACTAACAGCGGCCTGCATTGTCGAGTCATCGCCTTTGAGAATAAATGCTCCGGCAAACTGGCCGGTGCGCCAATTCTCCATTGGGAATCCTAGCGGATCTTTACCGTCTCCAGAGGAGCTATTGTTGGGGTCTCCATGGCAGGACAAACAATCAGCTGTGAGATAGATTGGAGATGCATAGGTAAGCACACCCGAGCTTTTATCGTATTCAAAGAAATCCTCACCGCTCGCCTCTAGGGTATTTAAAATCTCACGCTCCCGAGCATTGGGCAAATTATCAATATTGCGTGGCTTTTCGCGGACTACTCTAAACTCGACCCCTTCAGCATCTGCGCCCTCACTTAAGGACTGCCAGGCCGCAACCACTGGAATCGTTCGAAAGAGCGTCGTGTCGCGGTAGTTGTTCGCCTGCTCAGCCTCCGCTATGAGCTTTTCGATATCAAACGCTTCATCATCGTTCAACTGAGAGTAGGCCTCAATGGTCTTGTGTGCATCGTCCATCATAGACTTAAATAAGCCTTGAATGTTTTCCTCTCCTTGCTGGATGGTGGCTCTGTATTGTATGAGGATGGCGACAGCAGCGGTGAACACAATTCCAGTGACCGCTGCCAATATGATTTTAGTTCCAAGTTTCATGAGCAGATCTCTTGGCAGCGCAATCCGACAACATCGCCTCGAATATGAGTAAAAGGCTGATTATAAAAACGTTATTTCAGATTAGACACTCATTTTACAAACTCGGTTAACAAAAACGATATTCAACCTGAAAAACCTTCTCCTCCGACGCGTATCATTCTCGGGTATGCAAATCTTGAAAACGAGACACGAGCCAATCGGATGGAATCTAGGGAGGTTTCACGTTAGCAAAGCATTCCATTCGGGCGGTCCGTTTCTTTTCCCAATTCAAGACGAACATACTTCTTAACGTTGGAAAAGGTTGTAAGTTTGCCTTGAAAACTGGCTCGAGGGTGTCTGCTCAAAAGCCACCGGGGTTCACTCCCGCAGGTTCACACGTTTCAATCCAATAAGGGTGGCCGGCTCCATGTCGGTCACCCGCCTTGTCTTCGTGCCGCTGCTAGTCAATCCATCCGATCTCCACCTGAAAAAGCTTCAACTGTTGCCAAAAAGGTCTCGAAGCGCCTTTTTGTTTAGCTTCGAAACCTTTCCATGACTGCTCAGTCCCGACAGCGCCTGCAACACCTGCGTAATCTATGGCTCGCCGACCCCAATCTAGTCAGCTTGACCACTGAGGAAGATGCAATTTCGGCGGTCAAACAGATCAACGGACTCGGGGATCCATTCGCGGCAGTTAAGCTGGCGACAAAGGCAGAAAAGCGTCATAGACGCTCCGTTCCCCTGCTGCAACAGAAGGCTTTGGCGCTTATTCGCTGCGGTGCGGTTGTTTCGGCCCGGAGTGTCCTGGAAGTCGCATTGGAACTTCGCCCCGATGATGCCGAGACGCTATCGCTTCTGGGCAGGTCATTCAAAATAACCCAGAGACGACCCAAGCTTTCGGCTAAGGAGTCCGGCCTGCTGCGCAATGCCCTCGCGTATTACAGCAAAGCGTGGAGACTTTCGAAAAACATCTATCCAGGCATCAATGCCGCTTCTATTGCGCGCATTCTAGGAGAGAAAGATGTAGCATCGGACCGAGCCCAGGAAGTAAAAGAAATCGCGATTGGTCAGCTAATGAGCGGCACCGGTGATTTTTGGGTCAGGGCAACCGTGGGTGAAGCGGAACTTGTTCTCGGTGAGCTGGATGCAGCCCGCGAGCGCTACGAACAAGCGAGGGAAGATTTTGGAGATCGTTGGATGGATCTGGCTTCAACACGTCGCCAGGCCCGATGGATACTACGTGTTATGGGGGAAGCACTCGATCCTTGGGACGCCATATTTAGGCTCGGTCATGCGGTCGTTTTTGCCGGGCATATGGTCGACCAGCCCAACGCCGATCAAAAGCGCCTCGATCCAGAGGAAACGCCACAGCTTCACAACGCCATAGAAGACTGGGTAAACAATAACGATGTACGGCTCGCCTTTTCTGGTGCCGCGTGTGGGGCAGATATCCTATTCCTTGAATCAGTGATGAAACAAGGTGGTGAGGCTCATATCGTCCTGCCTTTTACGCTCAATTCTTTCCACGAACAGTGCATCGCCCATGCTGGGCCAG
It contains:
- a CDS encoding adenylate/guanylate cyclase domain-containing protein, translated to MTAQSRQRLQHLRNLWLADPNLVSLTTEEDAISAVKQINGLGDPFAAVKLATKAEKRHRRSVPLLQQKALALIRCGAVVSARSVLEVALELRPDDAETLSLLGRSFKITQRRPKLSAKESGLLRNALAYYSKAWRLSKNIYPGINAASIARILGEKDVASDRAQEVKEIAIGQLMSGTGDFWVRATVGEAELVLGELDAARERYEQAREDFGDRWMDLASTRRQARWILRVMGEALDPWDAIFRLGHAVVFAGHMVDQPNADQKRLDPEETPQLHNAIEDWVNNNDVRLAFSGAACGADILFLESVMKQGGEAHIVLPFTLNSFHEQCIAHAGPDWEARFYTILDKASSITILSDFSYSGDPIDHAFAALVSAGKAKLVSRELEIPVRTLTAWDGEPARGPGGTAHSVGIWREAGLEIDRIWRDDSDPSSFCCIASELPSPVVRDDLREAGQDVAVRSKEIKAILFADVSGYTQLPESEIPLFVSRFLGEAARIMNDTAFKPDVSNTWGDALYCVFDDAHSAASFSVELMNAIKNLEGFSVELNIRVGLHAGPLFGCFDPIQRTHTYTGSHVSLASRLEPIATEGQIFASEYFAAWAATQPANDFRFEYLGERAIEPAERPVRVYQLVS
- a CDS encoding DUF3365 domain-containing protein, which gives rise to MKLGTKIILAAVTGIVFTAAVAILIQYRATIQQGEENIQGLFKSMMDDAHKTIEAYSQLNDDEAFDIEKLIAEAEQANNYRDTTLFRTIPVVAAWQSLSEGADAEGVEFRVVREKPRNIDNLPNAREREILNTLEASGEDFFEYDKSSGVLTYASPIYLTADCLSCHGDPNNSSSGDGKDPLGFPMENWRTGQFAGAFILKGDDSTMQAAVSDKIFDMILAIIPIALLSAFGVFLIVRFQVVRPLTRTISDLDRISGEAEGAASEISDASQSLAEGASEQAASLEETSASLEELSSQTKQNAESSERARTLVEETIKAADSGNEGMQNMLGAMDDIKKSSNEISQIIKTIDEIAFQTNILALNAAVEAARAGEAGAGFSVVAEEVRNLAQRSAAAASDTAQLIEESVMKSEKGSVICSDVSTSIADILSRINDIASVARDVDHSSSEQATGIAELNTAVFEMDKITQANASFSEQTASAAAQFGTQAEVLRQNIQTLAGMVGSTTLKENVNQSDEGQKPPIPIQPETEDPVLKEVSESDFTSSVVTPKQEKTQELKSPKLTETDADGDDDWSDFK